One genomic window of Polyangium aurulentum includes the following:
- a CDS encoding MopE-related protein → MSAFAKFGWLATVAGIVLAAAGSGCTTEAFCWRDCDGGATGTGTGTGTGGSGGTGGCLFGCTGGGGQGGSGGDAGSGGCKPTNDGSEICDKLDNDCNGKVDDLTDWSTPKGCGTCDNNCYELLLNNDPDSITCTPSAEPGTTPGVCNGQCAADYFDLDSDKVCEYYCVKDPAVSDDSSCNNKDDDCDGVKDEDVDLCTSTKDCGKCGGTCVVLHGTPECVHTGPDACSPQNTQCQIQACEPGFYDLDKSYATGCEYQCNITNGGVEICGDSVDNDCDGKIDDADEDLSGDPQLGKDCFADPDGECATPAHLGKTICAGNKVVCSGPNILVENQQPELCNTKDDDCDGVVDDSPTDAGKACGASANFPCTLGTQQCMNGALVCVGNIDPKTETCDGEDNDCDGMIDKTGNNPPADSVGACDVPKPPPAGATSPCKGGTKACVGGAITCQGSVKPAPGAVDGCNIDANCDGVLTNQPDKQSDVNNCGACGNSCYKNAVHSTWACVNGGCAFQGCEPGYYDLNNDKQCEYACVFVQAQEACNGVDDDCDGMIDEGVVAPSPVQVCGVSPSANSTECTSGVTVACQQGVWKCTFPNSVCAGGCDATDEVCDNFDNDCDGLKNENVANWNKPCASDEGLAPPGHGACRTNGVYVCSSNTATMCNAVPANCNSLPGGCTEVCDGVDNDCDGIADEAFNNKGSNSANFVKPTVTKLGSAAKWIFSYEASRPSATGVIPGTGNGFWTSAPAGATIDKTPACSVPGKIPWFNVTPREVEQVCASMGGTVCTQADWQAAARLPAPDACTYGYAPLGAACKSGFVVGTKFCNIGPSYDFDTANTGDQDGLLPTGSALLKNCWADWTGQTNNKIFDITGNLREITKVAVATKQYPLMGGAFNTQAEGGAANNFSFYTVDENFQFFDTGFRCCFASDPTL, encoded by the coding sequence ATGAGCGCCTTCGCGAAATTCGGCTGGCTCGCCACGGTCGCAGGCATCGTCCTGGCCGCGGCGGGCTCCGGCTGCACAACTGAAGCCTTCTGCTGGCGCGACTGCGATGGCGGCGCAACCGGCACCGGCACCGGCACTGGCACCGGCGGCTCGGGCGGCACCGGCGGCTGCCTCTTCGGATGCACCGGCGGCGGCGGTCAGGGCGGCTCCGGCGGCGACGCCGGCTCCGGCGGCTGCAAGCCCACCAATGACGGCTCCGAGATCTGCGACAAGCTCGACAACGACTGCAACGGCAAGGTCGACGATCTCACCGACTGGAGCACGCCCAAGGGCTGCGGCACCTGCGACAACAACTGCTACGAGCTGCTGCTCAACAACGACCCCGACTCCATCACGTGCACGCCCAGCGCCGAGCCAGGCACCACACCGGGCGTCTGCAATGGCCAGTGCGCCGCCGATTACTTCGATCTCGATAGTGACAAGGTCTGCGAGTACTACTGCGTCAAGGATCCTGCCGTCTCCGACGACTCCAGCTGCAACAACAAGGACGACGACTGCGACGGCGTCAAAGACGAGGACGTCGATCTCTGCACCAGCACCAAGGATTGCGGCAAGTGCGGCGGCACCTGCGTCGTGCTCCACGGCACCCCGGAGTGCGTGCACACTGGCCCCGACGCCTGCTCCCCGCAGAACACCCAGTGCCAGATCCAGGCTTGCGAGCCCGGGTTCTACGACCTCGACAAGTCCTACGCCACCGGTTGCGAGTATCAGTGCAACATCACCAACGGCGGCGTCGAGATCTGCGGTGACAGCGTCGACAACGACTGCGACGGCAAGATCGACGACGCCGACGAGGATCTGAGCGGCGACCCGCAGCTCGGCAAGGACTGCTTCGCCGATCCCGATGGCGAGTGCGCCACTCCCGCGCACCTCGGCAAAACCATCTGCGCTGGCAACAAGGTCGTCTGCTCCGGGCCCAACATCCTCGTCGAGAATCAGCAGCCCGAGCTGTGCAACACCAAGGACGACGACTGCGACGGCGTCGTCGACGACAGCCCCACCGACGCTGGCAAGGCTTGCGGCGCAAGCGCAAACTTCCCCTGCACCCTCGGCACGCAGCAATGCATGAACGGCGCTCTCGTCTGCGTCGGCAACATCGATCCCAAGACCGAGACGTGCGACGGCGAGGACAACGACTGCGACGGCATGATCGACAAGACCGGCAACAACCCGCCGGCCGATTCTGTCGGCGCCTGTGACGTCCCCAAGCCCCCGCCGGCTGGCGCCACGTCACCGTGCAAGGGCGGCACCAAGGCCTGCGTCGGCGGCGCCATCACCTGCCAGGGTTCGGTCAAACCCGCTCCGGGCGCCGTCGACGGCTGCAACATCGACGCGAACTGCGACGGCGTCCTGACAAACCAGCCCGACAAGCAGAGCGACGTCAACAACTGCGGGGCTTGCGGCAATAGCTGCTACAAGAACGCCGTCCACTCCACCTGGGCTTGCGTCAACGGCGGCTGCGCCTTCCAGGGCTGCGAACCCGGCTACTACGACCTCAACAACGACAAGCAGTGCGAATACGCCTGCGTCTTCGTTCAGGCTCAAGAGGCGTGCAACGGCGTCGACGACGACTGCGACGGCATGATCGACGAGGGCGTCGTCGCTCCCTCGCCCGTTCAGGTCTGCGGCGTCAGCCCCTCGGCAAACAGCACCGAGTGCACCTCCGGCGTCACCGTCGCTTGCCAGCAAGGCGTCTGGAAGTGCACCTTCCCCAACAGTGTCTGCGCCGGCGGCTGCGACGCCACCGACGAGGTCTGCGACAACTTCGACAACGACTGCGACGGCCTCAAGAACGAGAACGTCGCCAACTGGAACAAGCCCTGCGCCAGCGACGAGGGCCTCGCTCCCCCGGGTCACGGCGCCTGTCGCACCAATGGCGTCTACGTTTGCAGCAGCAACACCGCCACCATGTGCAACGCCGTCCCCGCAAACTGCAACAGCCTCCCCGGCGGTTGCACCGAGGTCTGCGACGGCGTCGACAACGACTGCGACGGCATCGCCGACGAGGCCTTCAACAACAAGGGCTCCAACTCGGCCAACTTCGTCAAGCCCACCGTCACCAAGCTCGGCTCCGCTGCTAAGTGGATCTTCTCCTACGAGGCCAGCCGCCCCAGCGCCACCGGCGTCATTCCTGGCACCGGCAACGGCTTCTGGACCTCGGCTCCCGCGGGCGCGACCATCGACAAGACACCGGCTTGCTCGGTCCCGGGCAAGATCCCCTGGTTCAACGTCACTCCCCGCGAGGTCGAGCAGGTCTGCGCTTCCATGGGCGGCACCGTCTGCACACAGGCCGATTGGCAGGCCGCTGCCCGTTTGCCCGCTCCTGACGCTTGCACCTACGGCTATGCCCCGCTCGGTGCGGCCTGCAAGAGCGGCTTCGTCGTCGGGACCAAGTTCTGCAACATCGGTCCCTCCTACGACTTCGACACCGCAAACACCGGCGATCAGGACGGCCTGCTCCCCACCGGCTCCGCTCTGTTGAAGAACTGCTGGGCCGACTGGACCGGGCAGACCAACAACAAGATCTTCGACATCACCGGCAACCTCCGCGAGATCACCAAGGTCGCCGTCGCCACCAAGCAGTACCCGCTCATGGGCGGCGCCTTCAACACACAGGCAGAGGGCGGCGCTGCCAACAACTTCTCCTTCTATACCGTCGACGAGAACTTCCAGTTCTTCGACACCGGCTTCCGCTGCTGCTTCGCCTCTGATCCCACCCTCTGA
- a CDS encoding vWA domain-containing protein, with protein MILMDTSGSMTINVTSGGSSVPNSCGYYPNRIGHAKCALKNMFQAFGGQVNFGLAAFARGKATGCTATCGNFGEGEGNGTCKWASYPGDVGGCGLEPTQQTNSADRRSAEILVPMQLDNFYAPPLEETNVPELLKWVDNDCSQKGTLSYELWAEGETPLNGILRDTYRYLSNSWTSGAGTPTYVSPISDVGERACRTINTILITDGLENCDTVTDAADAAADLLSGFNKGGIPWSVKTYVIDFATGAGSNNSTIAAAGGTGAAVVTSNEATLSTALSNIISQAIKPETCDNADNNCNGCTDEGFKHYCNIQPVASACCAWSTPAQRATCMSSYQATITAANPSGDLTKLPCTTLAQQQDPATWLCYNPKEACDNVDNNCQDGTDEVVLKCGSPAHCPKAEACNGEDDDCDGQIDEGVVCEPQCAKPTPEVCDGCDNDCNGIIDDGAPSAPCGLLSPANCSGQLTCKPAQPAPGGVPGACVATGGFNACNNSPQTETCDSIDNDCDGIADDGIAPKACVPAGTPAGLNYGPNSQCKQGSQPCNGACQGFVGPSQEICDGIDNDCDGVVDDNAFNVGIACGFNQPPCSLGTTACVNGALVCQGGVQPSAEVCDGVDNNCNGSVDETPLADAPPAGGNGCWTTPGNCCTFGNLNWCPPTGAQCGSNGILKAPCNKGTITCQGTQKWVCSNVQAPANEACDGVDNDCDGTIDEAPIPQVGQSCGSDTGECTAGKLACTAGVLDCQNDVGPTSEQCDGLDNDCDGTVDNGIASGGACVVPYDPVVYPGDRTKGACSPGEFLCDSMGMISCLNGVAPQPELCDGIDNDCDGTIDESGPAPDGVDGSQNPQPEPNAKIGDPCGSDVGECNPGQYTCQNGQFTCTGATTPVLETCDCNDNDCDGNNDNANGAIAICSTGKECVKSSSGICQCAGECNPGKEYPCPPGQQCQQVTESSTGQTLGFYCVAQPCTDCELKTVKDANGNVICAPADYPADANCNKPPVCVCRGQAGCRNPCDGVTCPAGEVCTDLGPLAGKCVVNNCYNVPCAGCNQACNLGSCLENPCKADTCPADQVCKPSGDFTTYTCVSTCAGVMCPQGQVCQEGLCVAGCSPACGVDQYCDLSQSPPTCVDDKCGGAPCPGGGCCDPLTGACGNCPCEGVICPEGQACKDGQCDLPGTGGSGGAGGAGGSSSSTGSGGANQGGSNGTGADDTGVFGLPTGGGGCSCDVAGDAKPSSGWLALLGIPVVFIRRRARATRIKNEVA; from the coding sequence ATGATCCTCATGGACACGTCGGGGTCGATGACGATCAACGTCACGAGCGGCGGCTCGTCGGTCCCGAACTCCTGCGGTTACTACCCGAACCGCATCGGGCACGCGAAATGCGCGCTCAAGAACATGTTCCAGGCCTTCGGCGGCCAGGTGAACTTCGGGCTCGCCGCGTTCGCGCGCGGCAAGGCCACGGGCTGCACCGCGACCTGCGGCAACTTCGGCGAGGGCGAGGGCAACGGCACGTGCAAATGGGCCAGCTACCCCGGCGACGTCGGCGGCTGCGGCCTCGAGCCGACGCAGCAGACGAACTCCGCCGACCGGCGCAGCGCCGAGATCCTCGTGCCGATGCAGCTCGACAACTTCTACGCGCCGCCGCTCGAGGAGACGAACGTCCCCGAGCTGTTGAAGTGGGTCGACAACGACTGCTCGCAGAAGGGCACGCTGAGCTACGAGCTGTGGGCCGAAGGCGAGACGCCGCTGAACGGCATCCTGCGCGATACCTACCGATACCTATCCAATAGCTGGACGAGCGGCGCGGGCACCCCGACGTACGTCTCGCCGATCTCCGACGTGGGCGAGCGTGCTTGCCGCACGATCAACACGATCCTCATCACCGACGGCCTCGAGAACTGCGACACGGTGACGGACGCCGCCGACGCCGCGGCCGACCTCCTCAGCGGCTTCAACAAGGGCGGCATTCCCTGGAGCGTCAAGACGTACGTCATCGACTTCGCCACCGGCGCGGGCAGCAACAACAGCACGATCGCCGCCGCCGGCGGTACGGGCGCCGCCGTGGTCACGTCGAACGAGGCCACGCTGAGCACGGCGCTCTCGAACATCATCAGCCAGGCCATCAAGCCCGAGACCTGCGACAACGCGGACAACAACTGCAACGGCTGCACGGACGAGGGCTTCAAGCACTACTGCAACATACAGCCGGTGGCCTCGGCCTGCTGCGCGTGGAGCACGCCCGCCCAGCGCGCGACGTGCATGTCGAGCTACCAGGCGACGATCACCGCGGCAAACCCCTCGGGTGATCTCACCAAGCTGCCCTGCACCACGTTGGCTCAGCAGCAGGATCCGGCGACCTGGCTCTGTTACAACCCGAAAGAGGCCTGCGACAACGTCGACAACAACTGCCAGGACGGCACCGACGAGGTCGTGCTCAAGTGCGGCAGCCCCGCCCACTGCCCCAAGGCCGAGGCCTGTAACGGCGAGGACGACGACTGCGACGGGCAGATCGACGAGGGGGTCGTGTGCGAGCCGCAATGCGCGAAGCCCACGCCCGAGGTCTGCGACGGCTGCGACAACGACTGCAACGGCATCATCGACGACGGCGCCCCGTCCGCCCCTTGCGGCCTGCTCTCGCCCGCGAACTGCTCGGGTCAGCTCACCTGCAAGCCCGCGCAGCCCGCTCCCGGAGGGGTCCCGGGCGCGTGCGTCGCGACCGGCGGCTTCAACGCCTGCAACAACAGCCCCCAGACCGAGACCTGCGACAGCATCGACAACGACTGCGACGGCATCGCGGACGACGGCATCGCGCCCAAGGCCTGCGTGCCCGCAGGCACCCCCGCGGGCCTGAACTACGGCCCGAACAGCCAGTGCAAGCAGGGCTCGCAGCCCTGCAACGGCGCCTGCCAGGGCTTCGTCGGGCCGAGCCAGGAGATCTGCGACGGCATCGACAACGACTGCGACGGCGTCGTCGACGACAACGCGTTCAACGTCGGCATCGCGTGCGGCTTCAACCAGCCGCCCTGCTCGCTCGGCACGACCGCGTGCGTGAACGGCGCGCTCGTCTGCCAGGGCGGCGTGCAGCCGAGCGCAGAGGTCTGCGACGGCGTCGACAACAACTGCAACGGCTCGGTCGACGAGACGCCCCTCGCGGACGCGCCTCCGGCCGGCGGGAACGGCTGCTGGACCACGCCGGGCAACTGCTGCACCTTCGGCAACCTCAACTGGTGCCCGCCGACCGGCGCCCAATGCGGCAGCAACGGCATCCTCAAGGCGCCGTGCAACAAGGGCACGATCACCTGCCAGGGCACCCAGAAGTGGGTCTGCTCGAACGTGCAGGCGCCCGCCAACGAGGCTTGCGACGGCGTCGACAACGACTGCGACGGCACCATCGACGAGGCGCCCATTCCCCAGGTCGGCCAGTCCTGCGGCAGCGACACGGGCGAGTGCACGGCGGGCAAGCTCGCGTGCACCGCGGGCGTGCTCGATTGCCAGAACGACGTCGGCCCCACGAGCGAGCAGTGCGACGGGCTCGACAACGACTGCGACGGCACCGTCGACAACGGCATCGCCTCGGGCGGCGCGTGCGTCGTGCCTTATGACCCGGTGGTCTACCCCGGCGATCGCACGAAGGGCGCCTGCTCTCCGGGCGAGTTCCTCTGCGACAGCATGGGCATGATCTCGTGCCTCAACGGCGTCGCTCCGCAGCCCGAGCTTTGCGACGGCATCGACAACGACTGCGACGGCACGATCGACGAGAGCGGCCCCGCTCCCGACGGCGTCGACGGCTCGCAGAACCCGCAGCCGGAGCCGAACGCGAAGATCGGCGACCCGTGCGGCAGCGACGTCGGCGAGTGCAACCCTGGCCAGTACACCTGCCAGAACGGCCAGTTCACGTGCACGGGCGCGACGACGCCGGTGCTCGAGACCTGCGACTGCAACGACAACGACTGCGACGGCAACAACGACAACGCGAACGGCGCCATCGCGATCTGCAGCACGGGCAAGGAGTGCGTGAAGTCGAGCTCTGGCATCTGCCAGTGCGCGGGCGAATGCAATCCCGGCAAGGAGTATCCGTGCCCGCCCGGCCAGCAGTGCCAGCAGGTGACGGAGAGTTCGACGGGCCAGACCCTCGGCTTCTACTGCGTCGCGCAGCCCTGCACCGACTGCGAGCTGAAGACGGTGAAGGACGCGAACGGCAACGTGATCTGCGCCCCCGCGGACTACCCCGCGGACGCGAACTGCAACAAGCCGCCCGTGTGCGTCTGCCGCGGCCAGGCGGGTTGCCGCAATCCCTGCGACGGCGTCACCTGCCCCGCTGGCGAGGTCTGCACCGACCTCGGTCCCCTCGCGGGCAAGTGCGTGGTCAACAACTGCTACAACGTGCCCTGCGCTGGCTGCAACCAGGCCTGCAACCTCGGCTCTTGCCTCGAGAACCCGTGCAAGGCCGACACCTGCCCGGCCGACCAGGTCTGCAAGCCGAGCGGCGACTTCACGACGTACACGTGCGTGAGCACCTGCGCCGGCGTGATGTGCCCGCAAGGTCAGGTTTGTCAGGAAGGTCTGTGCGTCGCGGGCTGCAGCCCGGCGTGCGGCGTCGATCAGTACTGCGACCTGAGCCAGAGCCCGCCGACGTGCGTCGATGACAAGTGCGGCGGCGCTCCCTGCCCCGGCGGCGGCTGCTGCGACCCGCTCACGGGCGCTTGCGGCAACTGCCCGTGCGAAGGCGTCATCTGCCCCGAGGGTCAGGCGTGCAAGGACGGTCAGTGCGACCTCCCCGGCACGGGTGGCTCTGGCGGCGCGGGCGGCGCGGGTGGCTCGAGCAGCTCGACGGGCTCGGGCGGCGCGAATCAGGGTGGGTCGAACGGCACGGGCGCGGATGACACCGGCGTCTTCGGTCTCCCGACCGGCGGCGGCGGCTGCTCGTGCGACGTAGCGGGCGACGCGAAGCCCTCGTCGGGCTGGCTGGCGCTCCTTGGTATTCCGGTTGTGTTCATTCGTCGTCGCGCTCGCGCGACGCGCATCAAGAACGAGGTGGCGTGA